One window from the genome of Diabrotica virgifera virgifera chromosome 6, PGI_DIABVI_V3a encodes:
- the LOC126886207 gene encoding MATH and LRR domain-containing protein PFE0570w-like encodes MSQEQNVPSQKNDELASELKRLHITRGNCKSQITKFKTYLDKENSKNNPDFAQLKVRLSKIEPLFQAFDDIQIQIECLETSNDVANQNERLEFEDSYFSVVSEGQAILNKSTDQQVANASISSNPNSSNAPTHHVKLPSISLPYFDGSFDQFLFYKDTFQALIHNDKSIPDINKFHYLRLSLKGQAADLLKSLEISANNYSVAWNLLVQRYENKPLLKKNHIKALFETKPATKECHVELRNILDEMNRHLRALKVLEEPVDSWDALIIHLFSIKLDSTTRREWESEYAKHDKVTREIFCNFLSEKCRILETLNIQGNKVKQNVKSLFSSNSPTCYFCNKEHTIYNCKSFIELSPRSRLAEVKKLKLCVNCLRNNHSTNQCRSMRCRKCDSNHNTLLHFGVNNQDNNQNFNSNNPDTSRRNTSQNNHNSNFNANHSTETSDSPEISSNCLIAGNNSPSIVLLSTALVDIFDNHGDVFSCRILLDSGSESSFISEEMCNKLNVNTTPIQCSITGVGQKTTNILKQTVVSVQARQVPFKTSFKCLVIPKITSRIPSNFINTSSLKIPHNLILADPTFNKPGPIDILIGADNFWDLLMVGQSTVTEGLDLINRFSSLNKLQRVTAYCYRFFDNCRVPKANRKSGALDAQELNHALNTLIRIVQRQEFPNEYLDLSKSKPINSKKIKANSVV; translated from the exons ATGTCGCAGGAACAAAATGTTCCATCCCAAAAAAACGATGAGCTTGCTTCTGAGCTCAAAAGGCTCCACATTACGCGTGGAAATTGTAAATCTCAAATAACAAAATTCAAAACTTATCTTGAtaaagaaaattcaaaaaataatccTGATTTTGCTCAGCTTAAAGTTAGACTATCAAAAATTGAACCTCTTTTTCAAGCTTTCGATGACATTCAGATTCAAATAGAATGTTTAGAGACTAGCAATGATGTAGCAAATCAAAACGAGCGTCTAGAATTTGAAGATAGCTATTTTAGTGTCGTTTCTGAGGGTCAAGCAATCTTAAATAAGTCTACTGATCAGCAGGTAGCAAATGCATCAATCTCTAGCAATCCTAATAGTTCTAATGCACCAACACACCACGTTAAGCTGCCTTCCATAAGTTTACCGTATTTCGATGGGAGTTTCGATCAATTCTTGTTCTATAAAGATACCTTTCAAGCATTAATTCATAATGACAAATCCATACCTGATATCAATAAATTCCATTACTTGCGCTTATCGTTAAAAGGTCAAGCAGCGGATTTATTGAAATCGCTTGAAATATCAGCAAATAATTACAGTGTCGCATGGAATCTACTAGTTCAACGCTATGAAAACAAACCTCTATTAAAAAAGAACCATATAAAAGCCTTATTCGAGACAAAACCTGCTACAAAAGAATGCCATGTAGAATTAAGAAACATTCTAGATGAGATGAATCGGCATTTAAGAGCCTTAAAAGTCCTAGAAGAACCTGTAGATTCCTGGGACGCATTGATAATTCATTTATTCTCCATAAAGCTGGACTCAACAACTCGTCGTGAATGGGAGAGTGAATACGCCAAACATGACAAGGTAACTAGAgaaatattttgcaattttctctCTGAAAAATGCAGAATTTTGGAAACTTTAAATATTCAAGGTAATAAAGTCAAACAAAATGTAAAAAGCCTTTTTTCAAGTAATTCTCCAACttgttatttttgcaataaagaGCATACAATTTATAACTGTAAATCATTTATCGAGTTAAGTCCAAGGTCTAGACTAGCTGAGgtcaaaaaattgaaactttGTGTCAATTGTCTGCGAAATAATCATTCAACTAACCAGTGTCGGTCTATGCGTTGTCGAAAATGTGATAGTAATCACAACACCCTGTTACACTTTGGTGTCAATAATCAAGATAACAATCAAAATTTCAACTCGAATAATCCTGATACATCTAGAAGAAATACCTCGCAAAATAATCATAACTCCAATTTTAATGCTAACCATTCCACTGAAACTTCTGATTCTCCTGAAATTAGCTCAAATTGTTTAATTGCAGGTAATAATTCCCCAAGCATTGTTTTATTGTCAACTGCCCTGGTAGACATTTTTGATAATCATGGTGATGTATTTTCTTGTCGTATACTTCTCGATAGCGGCAGTGAGTCAAGTTTTATCTCTGAGGAAATGTGTAACAAGTTAAACGTAAATACAACTCCAATACAATGTTCTATTACAGGGGTTGGGCAAAAAACCACAAATATTCTAAAACAAACTGTTGTGTCGGTTCAAGCACGTCAAGTTCCGTTTAAAACAAGTTTCAAATGTTTAGTTATTCCTAAAATCACAAGCAGAATACCCTCAAACTTTATTAATACGTCAAGCCTAAAAATTCCTCATAATCTGATACTAGCAGACCCAACATTCAATAAACCCGGTCCAATCGACATTTTGATTGGTGCTGATAACTTCTGGGATCTGCTCATGGTAGGTCAG TCTACAGTTACTGAAGGACTAGATCTTATCAACAGATTCTCTAGTCTTAACAAGCTTCAACGAGTCACTGCTTATTGTTATCGATTCTTTGATAATTGCCGTGTACCTAAGGCAAATAGAAAATCCGGAGCACTTGATGCTCAAGAACTTAATCATGCTCTAAATACTCTTATTAGAATTGTTCAAAGGCAAGAATTTCCGAACGAATATCTTGACTTATCAAAATCTAAACCTATTAACTCTAAAA AAATTAAAGCTAATAGTGTTGTTTAA